A single region of the Streptomyces sp. NBC_01262 genome encodes:
- a CDS encoding FAD-dependent monooxygenase — MDPVIIAGAGPVGLALALGLARHGVPSIVLDETDGVGARAGAERTAVLSPPTAGLVARLGYAGVHGDGLSWTAWRTVRRRQEAVRVDFEPGSASAPDSDPASPLHISQARLERGLRAAAAASPAKDLVRIVPRARVDTLEQDGSGVTVHTKGTDATWWRGSYLAGCDGSRSTVRKLLGVRFPGRTAVDRYAVAALRVGLPAPTEALLHLDPPGAGLGPEVTARPLPDGVWRLDWLLPANGGPLTSDDLVARIRGTLAAWNGGEVPPYELLGSAEHPVHQRLARDWRAGRVFLAGDAAHLTGALGAQSVEEGLRDADNLAWKLSTAWHYGASGTLLDSYQAERRGAVGARLRATDQVLPLLRADGAWHSVRRSMLSGVSGSARRYAELLTDGHLGRGPLGAPPVYARSPLALPAPRGASGAAASPLVAACATPVGAAVTDVEVTALDGSRARLYERLGRHLLVVLIAPGTGVWESRHWLTAGLMPRLAKAVAALPTRAELLVAEAYPGSTAHGVLLIRPDGHLVTVMTGCRPAELYSYADLARGGPPVPAQGTEQEPGQGPEQADTPSSEPSEPVSGRTR; from the coding sequence GTGGACCCGGTGATCATCGCGGGGGCGGGTCCGGTGGGACTCGCCCTCGCGCTTGGGCTGGCCCGGCACGGGGTGCCGAGCATCGTGCTGGACGAGACGGACGGAGTGGGGGCGCGGGCGGGCGCGGAGCGGACCGCTGTGCTGAGCCCGCCCACGGCGGGCCTGGTCGCCCGGCTGGGGTATGCAGGCGTGCACGGCGACGGGCTGTCCTGGACGGCGTGGCGGACCGTGCGCCGCCGGCAGGAGGCCGTACGGGTTGACTTCGAGCCGGGCTCGGCATCGGCCCCGGACTCGGATCCGGCCTCGCCGCTGCACATCTCGCAGGCACGGCTGGAGCGCGGGCTGCGAGCAGCCGCGGCGGCCTCGCCGGCCAAGGACCTGGTGCGGATCGTGCCGCGGGCCCGGGTCGACACGCTGGAGCAGGACGGCTCCGGTGTGACCGTGCACACCAAGGGCACGGACGCGACGTGGTGGCGCGGGAGTTATCTGGCCGGCTGCGACGGATCCCGCTCGACGGTGCGCAAGCTGCTGGGCGTACGTTTCCCGGGCCGCACCGCCGTGGACCGCTACGCGGTGGCGGCCCTGCGGGTCGGGCTGCCCGCACCGACCGAGGCCCTGCTGCACCTCGACCCGCCGGGCGCGGGCCTGGGACCTGAGGTGACGGCCCGGCCGCTGCCGGACGGCGTATGGCGGCTCGACTGGCTGCTGCCCGCCAACGGCGGCCCGCTGACCTCGGACGACCTGGTGGCCCGGATCCGCGGCACGCTCGCGGCGTGGAACGGCGGGGAGGTGCCCCCGTACGAGCTGCTGGGATCGGCCGAGCACCCGGTGCACCAGCGGCTGGCGCGGGACTGGCGGGCAGGCCGGGTCTTCCTGGCCGGGGACGCGGCACATCTGACGGGCGCGCTCGGCGCCCAGAGCGTCGAGGAGGGCCTGCGGGACGCCGACAACCTGGCGTGGAAGCTGTCCACGGCCTGGCACTACGGCGCCTCCGGCACCCTGCTCGACAGCTACCAGGCCGAGCGGCGCGGCGCGGTGGGCGCCCGGCTGCGGGCCACCGACCAGGTGCTGCCGCTGCTGCGCGCCGACGGGGCGTGGCACAGCGTGCGGCGTTCGATGCTGTCCGGCGTGTCGGGATCCGCGCGGCGGTACGCCGAGCTGCTCACCGACGGCCACCTCGGGCGCGGGCCGCTCGGGGCGCCGCCGGTGTACGCCCGGTCCCCGCTGGCGCTGCCCGCGCCCCGAGGGGCCTCCGGGGCCGCGGCTTCGCCGCTGGTGGCGGCCTGTGCCACGCCGGTGGGCGCGGCGGTCACCGATGTCGAGGTGACCGCTCTGGACGGCTCGCGGGCGCGGCTGTACGAGCGGCTGGGCCGCCATCTGCTGGTGGTGCTGATCGCCCCGGGCACCGGGGTGTGGGAGAGCCGGCACTGGCTGACGGCGGGGCTGATGCCGCGGCTGGCCAAGGCGGTGGCCGCGCTGCCGACCCGCGCCGAGCTGCTGGTCGCGGAGGCCTATCCGGGTTCCACCGCGCACGGCGTGCTGCTGATCCGGCCGGACGGGCACCTGGTCACCGTGATGACCGGCTGCCGGCCCGCCGAGCTCTACTCGTACGCCGACCTCGCGCGCGGCGGACCGCCCGTACCGGCGCAGGGGACTGAGCAAGAGCCGGGGCAAGGGCCGGAACAGGCGGACACGCCGTCCTCCGAGCCGTCCGAACCGGTCAGCGGGCGAACTCGGTAG
- the rny gene encoding ribonuclease Y, whose product MGIALGTGSMLSLGFVLVAGAAGVLLHRLRKERERLRTAAEREVREIRADLERREQRLADREARIDAESEHLHTRRRELTEEREALERRRAEVIRIEDERRAVLERAASYTAVEARTDLVRSVELQAKREAAMIVRDIERAARERGEERARRIVATAIQRVAGEQTAESVVSVLHLPGDDMKGRIIGREGRNIRAFEAVTGVNLIIDDTAEAVLLSCFDPVRREVARLTLDALVTDGRIHPHRIEEVYERSVAEVEQLCVRHGEDALTDTGITDMHPELIALLGRLRYRTSYGQNVLGHLLESAHLAGMMAAELGVEPAPVKRGSLLHDIGKALTHEVEGSHALIGADLARRHGENEDVVHAIEAHHNEVDPRTVEAVLTQAADAISGGRPGARRESLESYVRRLKRLEQIAAAHAGVAKVFAMQAGREIRVMVRPEDVDDIQAQVIARDVAKQIEEELTYPGQIRITVVRESRATEFAR is encoded by the coding sequence ATGGGCATCGCGCTGGGGACCGGATCCATGCTCTCCCTCGGGTTCGTCCTCGTGGCTGGGGCGGCGGGCGTCCTGCTGCACCGGCTGCGCAAGGAACGCGAGCGTCTGAGGACCGCCGCCGAACGCGAGGTCCGGGAGATCCGGGCCGACCTGGAGCGCCGTGAGCAGCGGCTCGCCGACCGCGAGGCCCGGATCGATGCCGAGTCCGAGCATCTGCACACCCGCAGAAGGGAACTGACCGAGGAGCGCGAGGCGCTGGAGCGCCGCCGCGCCGAGGTGATCCGGATCGAGGACGAGCGGCGCGCCGTCCTGGAACGCGCCGCCTCCTACACCGCCGTCGAGGCACGCACCGACCTCGTCCGCTCCGTGGAGCTGCAGGCCAAGCGTGAAGCGGCCATGATCGTCAGGGACATCGAGCGGGCCGCCCGCGAGCGGGGCGAGGAACGGGCCCGCCGGATCGTCGCCACCGCGATCCAGCGGGTGGCCGGCGAGCAGACCGCCGAATCCGTGGTCTCCGTACTCCACCTGCCCGGCGACGACATGAAGGGCCGCATCATCGGCCGTGAGGGCCGCAACATCCGGGCCTTCGAGGCCGTCACCGGTGTCAATCTCATCATCGACGACACAGCGGAAGCGGTGCTGCTGTCCTGCTTCGACCCCGTGCGCCGCGAGGTCGCCCGGCTGACCCTGGACGCCCTGGTCACCGACGGCCGCATCCACCCGCACCGCATCGAGGAGGTCTACGAGCGCAGCGTCGCCGAGGTCGAGCAGCTCTGCGTACGGCACGGCGAGGACGCGCTCACCGACACCGGCATCACCGACATGCACCCCGAACTCATCGCGCTGCTCGGCCGGTTGCGCTACCGCACCTCCTACGGGCAGAACGTGCTCGGCCACCTGCTGGAGTCCGCGCACCTCGCCGGCATGATGGCCGCCGAACTCGGCGTCGAACCCGCCCCCGTCAAGCGCGGCAGCCTGCTGCACGACATCGGCAAGGCGCTCACCCACGAGGTCGAGGGCAGCCACGCCCTCATCGGCGCCGACCTCGCCCGCAGGCACGGCGAGAACGAGGACGTGGTGCACGCCATCGAGGCCCACCACAACGAGGTGGACCCCCGCACGGTCGAGGCCGTGCTCACCCAGGCCGCCGACGCCATCTCCGGCGGCCGCCCCGGCGCCCGGCGCGAGTCCCTGGAGAGCTACGTGCGCCGGCTCAAGCGGCTCGAACAGATCGCCGCCGCCCACGCCGGAGTGGCCAAGGTCTTCGCGATGCAGGCCGGCCGCGAGATCCGGGTGATGGTGCGCCCGGAGGACGTGGACGACATCCAGGCACAGGTCATCGCCCGCGACGTGGCCAAGCAGATCGAGGAGGAGCTGACCTACCCCGGGCAGATCCGGATCACGGTCGTACGGGAGTCGCGGGCTACCGAGTTCGCCCGCTGA
- the recX gene encoding recombination regulator RecX, whose product MARTARRYTDRGGSDSSRAEKEPPPAEPADPEERARALCLRLLTGTPRTRKQLADAMRRREIPEEVAEHVLERFQDVGLIDDEAFANAWVESRHRGRGLARRALAQELRTRGVDNELIGRAVEQLDSEQEEQAARALVDRRLGATRGLERDKRIRRLAGMLARKGYSEGVALRVVRRALEEEGEEPEFLEPFFGE is encoded by the coding sequence ATGGCACGCACGGCACGCCGATACACAGACCGCGGCGGCTCCGACTCGTCGAGGGCCGAGAAGGAGCCGCCGCCAGCAGAGCCGGCCGACCCCGAGGAGCGGGCGCGGGCACTGTGCCTGCGCCTGCTCACGGGGACGCCCCGGACCCGTAAGCAGCTCGCCGACGCCATGCGCCGCCGGGAGATCCCGGAGGAGGTGGCCGAGCATGTTCTGGAGCGGTTCCAGGACGTGGGGCTCATCGACGACGAGGCGTTCGCCAACGCCTGGGTGGAGTCCCGGCACCGGGGCCGGGGCCTCGCCCGGCGGGCGCTCGCCCAGGAGCTGCGCACCCGGGGAGTGGACAACGAGCTGATCGGCCGAGCCGTCGAGCAGCTCGACTCCGAGCAGGAGGAGCAGGCCGCCCGCGCTCTCGTGGACCGCAGACTCGGCGCGACCCGCGGCCTGGAGCGCGACAAGCGCATCCGCCGCCTCGCCGGAATGCTGGCCCGCAAGGGGTATTCGGAGGGAGTCGCCCTGCGGGTGGTCCGGCGCGCGCTGGAGGAGGAGGGCGAGGAGCCGGAGTTCCTGGAGCCCTTCTTCGGGGAGTAA
- the recA gene encoding recombinase RecA, giving the protein MAGTDREKALDAALAQIERQFGKGAVMRLGERPNEPIEVIPTGSTALDVALGVGGLPRGRVVEVFGPESSGKTTLTLHAVANAQKAGGQVAFVDAEHALDPEYAKKLGVDIDNLLLSQPDNGEQALEIVDMLVRSGALDLIVIDSVAALVPRAEIEGEMGDSHVGLQARLMSQALRKITSALNQSKTTAIFINQLREKIGVMFGSPETTTGGRALKFYASVRLDIRRIETLKDGTDAVGNRTRVKVVKNKCAPPFKQAEFDILYGHGISKEGGLIDMGVEHGFVRKAGAWYTYEGDQLGQGKENARNFLKDNPDLADEIEKKIKEKLGIGVRPEVIGEQPGADAATSAAPATAAAKAEVPAPKVVKATKATAAKA; this is encoded by the coding sequence ATGGCAGGAACCGACCGCGAGAAGGCGCTCGACGCCGCTCTCGCACAGATTGAACGACAGTTCGGCAAGGGCGCGGTCATGCGCCTCGGCGAGCGGCCGAACGAGCCCATCGAGGTCATCCCCACCGGGTCGACCGCACTGGACGTGGCCCTCGGCGTCGGCGGGCTGCCGCGAGGCCGCGTCGTGGAGGTCTTCGGCCCGGAGTCCTCCGGCAAGACGACCCTGACCCTGCACGCGGTGGCGAACGCGCAGAAGGCCGGCGGCCAGGTGGCCTTCGTGGACGCCGAGCACGCCCTCGACCCCGAGTACGCCAAGAAGCTGGGTGTCGACATCGACAACCTGCTGCTCTCCCAGCCGGACAACGGCGAGCAGGCGCTGGAGATCGTGGACATGCTGGTCCGCTCCGGCGCCCTCGACCTCATCGTCATCGACTCGGTGGCGGCCCTCGTGCCGCGGGCCGAGATCGAGGGCGAGATGGGTGACTCGCACGTGGGTCTGCAGGCCCGGCTGATGAGCCAGGCACTGCGCAAGATCACCAGCGCGCTGAACCAGTCCAAGACCACCGCCATCTTCATCAACCAGCTCCGCGAGAAGATCGGTGTGATGTTCGGCTCGCCGGAGACCACGACCGGTGGCCGCGCACTGAAGTTCTACGCCTCCGTGCGTCTGGACATCCGCCGTATCGAGACCCTCAAGGACGGCACCGACGCGGTCGGCAACCGCACCCGCGTCAAGGTCGTCAAGAACAAGTGCGCGCCGCCGTTCAAGCAGGCCGAGTTCGACATCCTCTACGGCCACGGCATCAGCAAGGAGGGCGGCCTGATCGACATGGGTGTCGAGCACGGCTTCGTCCGCAAGGCCGGTGCCTGGTACACGTACGAGGGCGACCAGCTCGGCCAGGGCAAGGAGAACGCCCGCAACTTCCTGAAGGACAACCCCGACCTCGCCGACGAGATCGAGAAGAAGATCAAGGAGAAGCTGGGCATCGGCGTCAGGCCGGAGGTCATCGGCGAGCAGCCCGGCGCGGACGCCGCCACATCGGCAGCGCCTGCCACGGCCGCGGCCAAGGCCGAGGTGCCGGCGCCCAAGGTGGTGAAGGCGACCAAGGCGACCGCCGCCAAGGCCTGA
- a CDS encoding AI-2E family transporter: MPRWLPRAMVMALALLGAFQLANWAFHQVIGLLVNILIAFFGALAIEPAVDWMAARGVRRGIATGLVFLSVLAAGGLFVVLLGSLLVDQITTIGRNLPNYVDDVVLWLNQTFGTDLSVGKLQDNVLHSDWLRNYVQNQASNVWGLSGAVLGGVFQLFTITLFTFYFAADGPRLRRALCSVLPPSRQAEVLRAWEIAVAKTGGYLYSRALMALISAIAHYVLFQALNVPYAPALAVWVGVISQFIPTVGTYLAGALPALIAFTEDPWDAVWVLGFVVVYQQFENYVLQPRITAKTVDIHPAVAFGSVIAGTALLGAVGALVAIPATATLQGFLGAYVKRYDVTDPRAHGPQRRRGRSLVARIRRRLRRG, encoded by the coding sequence ATGCCGCGATGGCTGCCGCGGGCCATGGTGATGGCGCTGGCCCTGCTCGGCGCCTTCCAGCTTGCGAACTGGGCGTTCCACCAGGTCATCGGGCTGCTGGTGAACATCCTGATCGCGTTCTTCGGCGCGCTGGCGATCGAGCCGGCGGTGGACTGGATGGCGGCCCGCGGGGTGCGCCGGGGGATCGCCACCGGGCTGGTGTTCCTCAGTGTGCTGGCGGCGGGCGGGCTGTTCGTGGTGCTGCTCGGGTCGCTGCTGGTCGACCAGATCACCACGATCGGCCGGAATCTGCCCAACTACGTGGACGATGTCGTCCTCTGGCTCAACCAGACCTTCGGCACGGATCTGTCCGTCGGCAAGCTGCAGGACAACGTCCTGCACTCGGACTGGCTGCGCAACTACGTGCAGAACCAGGCCAGCAACGTGTGGGGGCTGTCCGGTGCCGTCCTGGGCGGCGTCTTCCAGTTGTTCACGATCACGCTGTTCACCTTCTACTTCGCCGCCGACGGCCCCCGGCTGCGCCGCGCCCTGTGCTCCGTACTGCCGCCCTCGCGCCAGGCGGAGGTGCTGCGCGCCTGGGAGATCGCGGTGGCCAAGACCGGCGGCTACCTGTACTCGCGGGCACTGATGGCACTGATCTCGGCCATCGCGCACTATGTGCTGTTCCAGGCGCTGAACGTGCCGTACGCGCCCGCGCTCGCGGTCTGGGTGGGTGTGATCTCCCAGTTCATCCCGACCGTCGGCACCTATCTCGCGGGTGCGCTGCCCGCTCTGATCGCGTTCACCGAGGACCCGTGGGACGCGGTGTGGGTGCTGGGCTTCGTGGTGGTCTACCAGCAGTTCGAGAACTACGTGCTCCAGCCGAGGATCACCGCCAAGACGGTCGACATCCACCCGGCCGTGGCCTTCGGCTCGGTGATCGCCGGCACCGCCCTGCTGGGCGCGGTCGGCGCGCTGGTCGCCATCCCGGCCACGGCGACGCTGCAGGGCTTCCTCGGGGCGTACGTGAAGCGCTACGACGTCACCGATCCGCGCGCCCACGGTCCGCAGCGGCGGCGGGGCCGCTCCCTGGTGGCGAGGATCAGGCGCAGGCTGCGACGGGGCTGA
- a CDS encoding DUF3046 domain-containing protein has product MKLTVFWERMRAHFGDTYADSFARDHVMAELGGRTVVQALDEGWEARDVWRAVCAAVDVPASNR; this is encoded by the coding sequence ATGAAGTTGACGGTCTTCTGGGAACGGATGCGCGCGCATTTCGGCGACACGTACGCGGACTCCTTCGCCCGCGATCATGTGATGGCCGAACTGGGCGGCAGGACCGTGGTCCAGGCGCTGGACGAGGGCTGGGAGGCCAGGGACGTGTGGCGCGCGGTGTGTGCGGCTGTTGACGTGCCCGCCTCGAATCGCTGA
- a CDS encoding RNA-guided endonuclease InsQ/TnpB family protein yields the protein MQLRYQFRLYPTAGQRLSLARVFGCARGVYNDALRAREIARSEGLPVPKAGDLSKLLITEAKRTPERAWLGEVSAVVLQQSLRDLDIAYRNFFDGLKGKRPRMGAPRFKSKRDTRQSVRFTANARWRITPGGKLSLPKIGDLEVKWSRALPSQPSTVTVVKDSAGRYFASFVIETGPGEELPQTTAEVGIDLGLTHFAVFSDGRKISSPRFLRRAEKKLKRTQQALSRKQKGSANRAKARLKLARAHARVTDARREFHHQLSTRLIRENQAISVEDLCVKGLVRTRLAKSVHDAGWSAFVGMLEYKAARYGRTFARVDRFFPSSQLCSVCGFKDGPKPLAVREWTCGNCGTVHDRDVNAAINIKTEGRKTVAAGRAETQNACGG from the coding sequence GTGCAGCTCAGGTACCAGTTCCGGCTGTACCCCACGGCCGGTCAGCGTCTATCGCTGGCGCGGGTGTTCGGGTGTGCGCGAGGGGTCTACAACGATGCCCTCAGGGCGCGGGAGATCGCCCGCTCCGAAGGCCTGCCGGTCCCGAAAGCCGGGGACTTGTCGAAGCTGCTCATCACCGAGGCCAAGCGCACCCCGGAGCGGGCCTGGCTGGGCGAGGTGTCCGCCGTCGTCCTTCAGCAGTCTCTGCGGGACCTGGACATCGCGTACAGGAACTTTTTCGACGGCCTGAAGGGCAAGCGCCCCCGCATGGGCGCGCCGCGTTTCAAGTCCAAGCGCGATACCCGGCAGTCGGTGCGGTTCACCGCGAACGCCCGGTGGAGGATTACGCCGGGCGGGAAGCTGTCCCTGCCGAAGATCGGCGACCTTGAGGTGAAGTGGTCGCGGGCCCTGCCCTCGCAGCCGTCCACGGTGACGGTGGTCAAGGACAGCGCGGGCCGGTACTTCGCATCCTTCGTCATCGAGACCGGCCCTGGCGAGGAGCTGCCACAGACCACAGCCGAGGTGGGCATCGACCTGGGTCTGACTCACTTCGCGGTCTTCTCCGACGGCCGCAAGATCAGCTCACCCCGGTTCCTGCGCCGGGCGGAGAAGAAGCTTAAGCGCACACAGCAGGCCCTTTCCCGCAAGCAGAAGGGCTCTGCGAACCGGGCCAAGGCCCGGCTCAAGCTCGCCCGCGCACACGCCAGGGTCACCGACGCGCGACGCGAGTTCCACCACCAGCTCTCCACCCGGCTGATCCGCGAGAACCAAGCGATCAGCGTGGAGGACCTCTGCGTGAAGGGACTCGTCCGCACCCGCCTCGCCAAGTCCGTGCATGACGCCGGATGGTCCGCGTTCGTCGGGATGCTGGAGTACAAGGCCGCCCGGTACGGGCGGACCTTCGCCCGCGTGGACCGGTTCTTCCCCTCCTCGCAACTCTGCTCCGTGTGCGGCTTCAAGGACGGCCCCAAACCCCTCGCCGTCCGTGAGTGGACGTGCGGGAACTGCGGAACCGTCCACGACCGCGACGTGAACGCCGCGATCAACATCAAGACCGAAGGACGCAAGACCGTCGCCGCAGGACGTGCGGAGACACAAAACGCCTGCGGAGGGTAG
- a CDS encoding helix-turn-helix transcriptional regulator codes for MNIEDFANADEAAELLGVERRSVYTYVQRLKGFPQPVRVGRTLLFDRRALLQWRAAHPARRRRDTE; via the coding sequence GTGAACATCGAGGATTTCGCGAACGCCGACGAGGCCGCTGAGCTGCTCGGCGTCGAACGCCGCTCTGTGTACACCTATGTCCAGCGGCTGAAGGGCTTCCCTCAGCCGGTAAGAGTCGGTCGGACGCTGCTCTTCGACCGCCGGGCACTCCTGCAATGGCGCGCGGCTCATCCCGCCCGCCGCCGCCGGGATACGGAGTGA